The Eubacteriaceae bacterium Marseille-Q4139 genome has a window encoding:
- a CDS encoding winged helix DNA-binding protein gives MMQDAFTVLKYISIIQRNTQKFFDLNLCGDQIGSGQQFFILRIAENEGMMMHELAQTGNFDKGTVTKAVKKLWEEGYIRIEADEKDGRVRRLYTTKKAEALVQKVYRLRDEWNENLMEGLADEEADALKAQLRRMAELSCRKLEWDTEREGRKNA, from the coding sequence TTGATGCAGGATGCATTCACCGTTTTAAAATATATTTCCATTATTCAAAGGAACACGCAGAAGTTTTTTGATTTGAATCTCTGCGGGGATCAGATCGGGAGTGGGCAGCAGTTTTTCATCCTGCGGATTGCGGAAAACGAAGGAATGATGATGCATGAGCTTGCCCAGACCGGGAATTTTGACAAGGGGACTGTCACAAAAGCCGTGAAAAAGCTCTGGGAGGAAGGGTATATCCGGATCGAGGCGGATGAGAAGGACGGCCGCGTCCGGCGTCTTTACACGACCAAAAAGGCGGAGGCCCTGGTGCAGAAGGTTTACAGACTGCGGGACGAATGGAACGAGAACCTGATGGAGGGGCTGGCGGATGAGGAAGCCGATGCTTTGAAGGCGCAGCTTCGCCGGATGGCCGAGCTTTCCTGCCGGAAGCTGGAATGGGATACAGAAAGAGAAGGGAGAAAGAACGCATGA
- a CDS encoding nucleoside kinase produces the protein MPAVTVNGKTREYPEGTAFLAAAQDFQPDYEDEILLVRANGKLKELHKTIAQDCEAEFITASDRVGRKTYERSAVFVMLKAFYDVVPREKIEKIQIEFSMGNGVYGELIGGVSVDQALISQVKARMAELVEAKLPLMKRSVNTDEAVELFGKYGMRDKELLFKYRRASRVNIYSIGNFEDYFYGYMVQNTGYVKYYDLIPYEGGFLLLLPGSGDTRKIAPHNPQPKLFHVLKESNHWSELLEVPNVGALNEMISGGRMNELILMQEALQEKNIGKIAEQAAGQAEKKFILIAGPSSSGKTTFCHRLAVQLKALGLTPHPISMDNYFKNRSEYPKDENGEQDLEALECLDIELFNRDMNALLRGERIEMPRFNFITGCREYRGDSMQLGRDDVMVIEGIHCLNPKMSANLPEENKFRIYISALTQLNVDEHNRIPTTDGRILRRMVRDARTRGTSAEETLRRWPSVRRGEDRNIFPYQEMADVTFNSALVYELAVLKLYAEPLLFHIPRDSEDYDEAKRLLKFLDYFLGVGSENIPKNSIIREFIGGSCLRV, from the coding sequence ATGCCGGCTGTAACAGTAAACGGAAAAACAAGGGAATATCCCGAGGGAACGGCGTTTCTTGCGGCTGCCCAGGATTTCCAGCCGGACTATGAGGACGAGATCCTTCTTGTCCGGGCAAACGGGAAATTAAAGGAGCTTCACAAAACCATCGCTCAGGACTGTGAGGCGGAGTTTATCACGGCTTCCGACCGGGTCGGAAGGAAGACGTATGAGCGGAGTGCCGTGTTCGTGATGTTAAAGGCCTTTTATGACGTGGTTCCGAGAGAGAAAATCGAGAAAATCCAGATCGAGTTTTCCATGGGAAACGGCGTCTATGGCGAGCTCATCGGCGGCGTGTCTGTGGATCAGGCGCTCATCAGCCAGGTGAAGGCGCGGATGGCGGAGCTTGTGGAGGCGAAGCTTCCGCTCATGAAGCGGAGCGTCAACACCGACGAGGCCGTGGAACTGTTCGGAAAGTACGGGATGCGCGATAAAGAGCTGCTTTTCAAGTACCGCCGTGCGTCCCGGGTGAATATTTACAGCATCGGGAATTTTGAGGACTATTTCTACGGCTACATGGTTCAGAATACGGGCTATGTGAAGTATTACGACCTGATTCCCTATGAGGGCGGTTTTCTGCTCCTGCTTCCGGGAAGCGGCGATACAAGAAAGATTGCGCCCCACAACCCGCAGCCGAAGCTGTTCCATGTGTTAAAGGAGTCGAATCACTGGAGCGAGCTTCTCGAGGTGCCGAATGTGGGAGCGTTAAACGAGATGATTTCCGGCGGGCGCATGAACGAGCTGATCCTCATGCAGGAGGCCCTTCAGGAAAAGAATATCGGAAAGATTGCGGAACAGGCGGCGGGGCAGGCGGAAAAGAAATTCATCCTGATTGCCGGCCCGTCGTCGTCGGGAAAGACTACCTTCTGCCACCGGCTGGCTGTCCAGCTTAAGGCTCTGGGACTGACGCCCCATCCGATTTCCATGGATAACTATTTTAAGAACAGGTCGGAGTACCCGAAGGATGAAAACGGCGAGCAGGATCTGGAGGCATTGGAGTGCCTGGATATCGAGCTTTTCAACCGGGACATGAACGCATTGCTTCGCGGGGAGCGGATTGAAATGCCGCGGTTTAATTTCATCACCGGCTGCCGGGAGTACCGCGGGGATTCCATGCAGCTTGGGCGTGATGACGTGATGGTAATCGAGGGGATCCACTGCCTGAACCCGAAAATGTCGGCCAACCTGCCAGAGGAAAACAAGTTCCGGATTTACATCAGCGCTCTGACCCAGCTCAACGTGGATGAGCACAACAGGATCCCCACCACTGACGGGCGGATTTTAAGGCGGATGGTGCGGGATGCCAGGACGCGCGGAACCTCGGCAGAGGAGACGTTAAGGCGCTGGCCGTCGGTGCGCCGCGGCGAGGATCGGAATATCTTCCCCTACCAGGAGATGGCGGACGTGACATTCAATTCGGCGCTCGTCTATGAGCTGGCCGTGTTAAAGCTTTATGCGGAGCCGCTTTTGTTCCATATCCCAAGGGATTCCGAGGACTACGACGAGGCCAAGCGTCTTTTGAAATTCCTCGACTATTTCCTCGGAGTCGGCAGCGAAAATATCCCGAAGAATTCGATTATCCGGGAGTTCATCGGCGGAAGCTGCCTGCGGGTATAG
- a CDS encoding Nif3-like dinuclear metal center hexameric protein: MKCREIIEILERLAPRACACDWDNPGLLAGRQEKEVKKLLLTVDADDEAVAEAIRGGADMILSHHPLIFKPVRHVSDEDFIGRRLVSMIQADISYFAMHTNYDAAPGCMADQAAERIGILGGMPLEPMGELAGIPYGIGKIGELKTPVSGKELAELVKNTFGLPFVTVYGGELFETEPIRRAAVCPGSGGSTISAALKGGAQVLITGDISHHEGIDAAAQGMMILDGGHYGLEHIFLEDMEAYLKRELGNEIVIEKMPVRFPAQMI; encoded by the coding sequence ATGAAATGCAGGGAAATCATTGAAATCCTGGAGCGGCTGGCGCCGCGGGCCTGTGCCTGCGACTGGGACAATCCGGGACTTTTGGCTGGGCGGCAGGAAAAGGAAGTAAAGAAGCTCCTGCTTACGGTGGATGCCGACGACGAGGCGGTGGCGGAGGCCATAAGAGGCGGCGCCGATATGATCCTGAGCCACCATCCGTTAATTTTTAAGCCGGTGCGCCATGTGAGCGACGAGGATTTTATCGGAAGGCGGCTTGTTTCCATGATTCAGGCCGACATTTCCTATTTCGCAATGCACACCAACTACGACGCCGCACCGGGCTGTATGGCCGATCAGGCGGCAGAGCGGATCGGGATTTTAGGCGGAATGCCGTTGGAACCCATGGGAGAGCTTGCGGGAATCCCCTACGGCATCGGAAAAATCGGGGAGCTTAAGACGCCGGTTTCCGGGAAGGAGTTGGCGGAACTGGTGAAGAACACCTTCGGCCTCCCGTTTGTGACGGTTTACGGCGGGGAGCTTTTTGAGACGGAGCCCATCAGGCGGGCGGCTGTCTGCCCAGGCTCCGGCGGAAGCACAATTTCTGCGGCCCTGAAGGGCGGCGCCCAGGTTCTCATCACAGGCGACATCAGCCATCATGAGGGAATCGACGCGGCGGCCCAGGGCATGATGATTCTGGACGGCGGCCATTACGGTCTGGAACACATCTTCTTAGAAGACATGGAAGCGTATTTAAAGCGTGAGCTTGGAAATGAAATCGTGATAGAAAAGATGCCGGTAAGATTTCCGGCTCAGATGATCTGA